From Haloarcula sp. CBA1127, a single genomic window includes:
- a CDS encoding type IV pilin gives MAGRNLSRDPRGVSPVIGVVLMLSITVFLAAAVGGFVVTASSDLNQRTPTVARSTGDFVTGPSGGCGVNTVSIRHAGGDPVPADELTIAVALPDSDARIVDLPVSGTALSASNIDDPDNVVYDYCVGGVIANGGQRWSAGRAITFQLNAGGETVEPGDTIEVRVVHAPSNSVLAAVELTARR, from the coding sequence GTGGCCGGACGAAATCTCTCTCGTGACCCTCGCGGCGTCAGCCCAGTCATCGGCGTCGTCCTCATGCTCTCGATTACTGTCTTTCTGGCTGCGGCAGTCGGCGGATTTGTGGTCACTGCGAGCAGCGACCTGAACCAGCGGACGCCCACTGTCGCCCGCTCGACCGGAGATTTCGTGACTGGCCCATCGGGTGGATGCGGCGTCAACACGGTGTCGATTCGACACGCCGGCGGCGACCCGGTTCCGGCCGACGAACTGACAATCGCTGTTGCACTCCCCGACAGCGACGCTCGCATCGTCGACCTGCCAGTCTCCGGGACGGCGCTGTCAGCGAGCAACATTGACGACCCGGACAACGTCGTCTATGATTACTGTGTCGGCGGTGTCATCGCCAACGGCGGCCAGCGGTGGTCAGCGGGCCGGGCCATCACGTTCCAACTGAACGCCGGCGGCGAGACCGTTGAGCCCGGCGACACCATCGAGGTACGCGTCGTTCACGCCCCATCAAACAGTGTCCTTGCTGCCGTCGAACTGACCGCCCGCCGGTAA
- a CDS encoding amino acid ABC transporter ATP-binding protein produces MSDPLLELDDVYKSYGEEQVLSGVSFEMDAGDVDVVIGPSGSGKSTMLRCVNRLTEINGGDIYLDGDCVTDADTDVNELRKQVGMVFQDFNLFAHLTALGNITLGLRKVRGMDKAAAQEKGYEHLEQVGLLDQADSYPAELSGGQKQRVGIARALAMDPKLLLFDEPTSALDPELVGEVVEVMRDLAAEGITMLVVSHEMGFARSAASDIIFLDDGQIVEHGPPEQLFENPQAARTGEFLSRLETAHEEE; encoded by the coding sequence ATGAGCGACCCGCTGTTGGAACTTGACGACGTGTACAAGTCCTACGGCGAGGAACAGGTGCTCTCCGGCGTCAGTTTCGAGATGGACGCCGGGGATGTCGACGTAGTCATCGGTCCCAGCGGAAGCGGCAAGTCAACGATGCTGCGCTGTGTGAACCGCCTCACCGAGATCAACGGCGGCGATATCTACCTTGACGGCGACTGTGTTACCGACGCCGACACCGACGTGAACGAACTCCGAAAGCAGGTCGGGATGGTGTTTCAGGATTTCAACCTCTTTGCCCATCTCACGGCACTCGGAAACATCACGCTCGGCCTGCGGAAAGTCCGTGGCATGGACAAAGCGGCGGCGCAGGAGAAGGGGTACGAACACCTCGAACAGGTCGGGCTCCTGGACCAGGCTGACTCGTATCCCGCCGAACTCTCAGGCGGCCAGAAGCAGCGCGTCGGCATCGCCCGCGCGCTCGCCATGGACCCGAAGCTCCTCCTGTTCGACGAGCCGACCAGCGCGCTTGACCCCGAACTCGTCGGCGAGGTCGTTGAGGTGATGCGCGACCTCGCAGCGGAGGGCATCACGATGCTTGTCGTCAGCCACGAGATGGGGTTCGCGCGGTCTGCAGCGTCGGACATCATCTTCCTTGACGATGGGCAAATTGTCGAACACGGCCCGCCGGAACAGCTGTTCGAGAACCCCCAGGCGGCCCGGACCGGGGAATTCCTCAGCCGCCTCGAAACGGCCCACGAGGAGGAGTGA
- a CDS encoding amino acid ABC transporter permease, whose translation MGTPESTTAGRTLRARAAGLTDQPLTLLTVGAFWTWLVVRWTNDFLLDGALIERNTSFFPTAPFESAASTLGGLAASLGPVGVPVGWVAGFFEFLAASIPYLPPLATGVWATILLTLLGIALGFFIAVPLSVARVYGGTLTRSLALGYTELFRGTPLLAQLFVLYFATPLTTIIRELPAVGTEFIPAQAFWVAVIAFMLNSAAYQSEYIRSALNSVPEGQLTAARAIGLSKVDGIRHVVLPQGLRYAIPGWSNELVYLIKYSSLASFITVRELFERTDAIASETYRYTELFVLAGLLYLALVLSASLLMEYVEDRVAIPGLGTTSR comes from the coding sequence ATGGGGACGCCGGAGTCCACGACCGCCGGGCGAACGCTCCGTGCCCGTGCTGCCGGGCTGACCGACCAGCCGCTGACGCTGCTGACTGTCGGGGCTTTCTGGACGTGGCTCGTCGTGCGCTGGACGAACGACTTCCTGCTAGACGGCGCGCTCATCGAGCGCAACACGTCGTTCTTCCCGACTGCACCGTTCGAGTCGGCCGCGTCGACGCTCGGCGGTCTCGCGGCGAGTCTCGGTCCGGTCGGGGTCCCCGTCGGCTGGGTCGCCGGCTTCTTCGAGTTCTTGGCGGCGTCGATTCCGTATCTGCCGCCACTGGCGACCGGCGTGTGGGCGACGATACTGCTAACGCTGCTGGGTATCGCGCTCGGGTTCTTTATCGCCGTCCCACTCAGTGTTGCTCGGGTGTACGGTGGGACGCTCACCCGTTCGCTTGCACTGGGATACACCGAACTGTTCCGCGGGACGCCGCTGCTCGCCCAGTTATTCGTCCTCTACTTCGCGACGCCGCTGACGACGATTATCCGCGAACTGCCCGCGGTCGGGACCGAATTCATCCCCGCGCAGGCGTTCTGGGTGGCCGTTATCGCGTTCATGCTCAACAGCGCCGCCTACCAGTCGGAGTACATCCGCTCGGCGCTGAACTCCGTTCCGGAGGGGCAACTCACCGCCGCACGTGCCATCGGGCTCTCGAAGGTCGATGGAATACGCCACGTCGTCCTGCCCCAGGGCCTTCGCTACGCCATTCCGGGCTGGTCGAACGAACTGGTGTACCTCATCAAGTACTCGTCGCTCGCGAGTTTCATCACCGTCCGTGAACTGTTCGAGCGGACCGACGCCATCGCTAGCGAGACCTACCGGTACACGGAGCTGTTCGTCCTCGCCGGGCTGCTGTATCTGGCGCTGGTCCTCTCGGCGTCGCTTCTGATGGAATACGTCGAAGACCGGGTCGCAATTCCGGGCCTCGGCACGACCAGTCGATGA
- a CDS encoding replication factor C large subunit, whose translation MDWTEKYRPTTLSEVRGNDKARDALKKWADTWDDHREAVILYGSPGIGKTSAAHALANDMGWPTIELNASDSRTKDVINRVAGEAAKSGTLTAGGGGRRLVIMDEADNIHGNADRGGARAITALVKEASQPMILIANEYYEMSNGLRNNCQDIEFRDVSPRSIVPVLRDLCRQEGVEYESDALQELAEQNSGDLRGAVKDLQAIAETTERLTADDVVTGERDTTEGIFEYLDVVLKEAGAQDALEASYDVDETPDDLINWIEDNMPKDYEGGELVRAYEFLSNADQWLGRVRETQNYSFWRYAGDNMTAGVAAARDGTKGGWTRYGPPSYWSKLGRSKGTRNTRDYVAQQIAAIDGVSMRTARREIMPFLATMTHHCRNRDLTVAMAATYDMEAEHVSFVTGSGKDTNKVQDIVADAEALKEEAAVEHSGGVFEGASANGGDGDSDADGDAPDTDAGEESGDQQVTLAADDGAESDATSDSTATDDEAETASEAAEDDDQQSGLSDFM comes from the coding sequence ATGGATTGGACGGAGAAGTACCGCCCGACGACGCTGTCAGAGGTGCGGGGCAACGACAAGGCCCGCGACGCACTCAAAAAGTGGGCGGACACGTGGGACGACCACCGCGAGGCAGTTATCCTCTATGGCTCCCCGGGCATCGGGAAAACCTCGGCCGCCCACGCGCTGGCAAACGACATGGGGTGGCCGACCATCGAACTCAACGCCAGCGACTCCCGGACCAAGGACGTCATCAATCGGGTGGCCGGCGAGGCCGCCAAGTCCGGGACGCTGACCGCTGGCGGTGGCGGCCGCCGGCTCGTCATCATGGACGAGGCAGACAACATCCACGGCAACGCCGACCGCGGGGGCGCACGAGCGATAACAGCCCTCGTGAAGGAGGCCAGCCAGCCGATGATTCTCATCGCCAACGAGTACTACGAGATGTCAAACGGTCTGCGGAACAACTGCCAAGACATCGAGTTCCGGGATGTCTCGCCCCGCTCTATCGTCCCGGTCCTGCGTGACCTCTGTCGTCAGGAGGGCGTCGAGTACGAGTCCGACGCGCTGCAGGAACTCGCCGAGCAAAACAGCGGCGACCTGCGGGGCGCTGTCAAGGACCTCCAGGCCATCGCCGAGACGACGGAACGGCTGACCGCTGACGACGTGGTGACCGGCGAACGGGATACGACCGAGGGCATCTTCGAGTACCTCGACGTGGTGCTCAAGGAGGCCGGCGCGCAGGACGCGCTTGAGGCCAGTTACGATGTGGACGAGACGCCGGACGACCTCATCAACTGGATCGAGGACAACATGCCCAAGGACTACGAGGGGGGCGAACTGGTCCGCGCATACGAGTTCCTCTCGAACGCCGACCAGTGGCTCGGCCGCGTCCGGGAGACACAGAACTACTCCTTCTGGCGGTACGCCGGCGACAACATGACCGCCGGCGTCGCCGCGGCCCGAGACGGAACGAAGGGCGGCTGGACCCGCTACGGCCCGCCGAGCTACTGGTCGAAACTCGGTCGGTCGAAGGGGACCCGGAACACGCGGGACTACGTCGCCCAGCAGATAGCCGCTATCGACGGCGTCTCGATGCGGACCGCTCGCCGGGAGATCATGCCGTTCCTCGCGACGATGACGCACCACTGCCGAAACCGAGACCTAACGGTGGCAATGGCAGCGACCTACGATATGGAGGCCGAACACGTTTCTTTCGTCACCGGGTCGGGCAAGGACACGAACAAGGTGCAGGACATCGTCGCCGACGCCGAGGCACTCAAGGAGGAAGCCGCCGTCGAGCACTCCGGCGGGGTTTTCGAGGGTGCGAGTGCCAACGGCGGCGACGGGGACAGCGATGCAGATGGCGATGCTCCAGATACCGATGCTGGCGAGGAGAGCGGTGACCAGCAGGTGACCCTTGCGGCGGACGATGGCGCTGAATCCGACGCCACCAGTGACAGCACCGCTACCGATGACGAGGCGGAAACAGCGAGTGAAGCCGCCGAAGACGACGACCAGCAGTCCGGCCTTTCTGACTTTATGTAG
- a CDS encoding amino acid ABC transporter permease yields MPPLPLQSDWAFVIGNLDLLLVGTGVTVALTATSILLGFLLGFPAGAVEVYGRGPLKRAVETAGVVLRGTPLLVIIILLFFGLSVSSSAFVTATIALGLRSAAYQSQIFRGALQSVDEGQLEAARAVGMGRLQAIRSVVVPQALRRSVPGFQNEFTIVLKDTSIAIVIGLGELLTVGQNLYQGGQSTAALEIFLTVSLIYFVLTFVTNRSLDYVDDHFSIPGGERA; encoded by the coding sequence ATGCCACCCCTCCCGTTGCAGAGTGACTGGGCGTTCGTCATCGGGAACCTCGACCTGCTACTCGTCGGCACGGGTGTCACGGTCGCCCTGACAGCGACGAGCATCCTGCTTGGCTTTCTGCTCGGGTTTCCGGCGGGTGCCGTTGAGGTCTACGGGCGCGGCCCGCTCAAACGCGCCGTCGAGACGGCCGGCGTCGTCCTTCGCGGGACGCCGCTGCTCGTCATCATCATCCTGCTGTTCTTCGGCCTCTCGGTGTCAAGCAGCGCCTTCGTGACCGCGACCATCGCACTCGGGCTCCGGAGCGCCGCCTACCAGTCACAGATATTCCGCGGCGCGCTCCAGAGCGTCGACGAGGGACAGCTGGAAGCCGCTCGTGCTGTCGGTATGGGCCGGCTACAGGCGATCCGCAGCGTCGTTGTCCCACAGGCGCTCCGCCGGAGCGTGCCTGGCTTCCAAAACGAGTTCACGATCGTCCTGAAAGACACGAGTATCGCCATCGTCATCGGCCTCGGCGAGCTGCTGACCGTCGGCCAGAACCTCTACCAGGGCGGTCAGAGCACCGCTGCGCTTGAGATTTTCCTAACTGTGAGCCTCATCTACTTCGTCCTCACGTTCGTGACGAACCGTTCGCTCGACTACGTCGACGACCATTTCAGCATTCCCGGCGGTGAGCGGGCATGA